From Sulfuracidifex tepidarius, one genomic window encodes:
- a CDS encoding nascent polypeptide-associated complex protein has product MKIRNNDLKKLEKMGIKPNMVNATRVIIETAEGERIVIEGCQVTKMVAQGNSFYTIIGGEERKEEIKEGENKGEVSISEDDVKFLMEQTGKGENEVRDALVKSGGDIAKALASLTGETS; this is encoded by the coding sequence ATGAAGATTAGAAATAACGACCTAAAAAAGCTCGAGAAGATGGGCATAAAACCCAACATGGTGAACGCTACCCGCGTCATAATTGAAACAGCTGAAGGCGAAAGGATAGTGATAGAAGGATGTCAGGTAACCAAGATGGTAGCTCAAGGGAACTCGTTCTACACTATTATAGGAGGAGAGGAAAGGAAAGAGGAAATTAAAGAGGGAGAGAACAAAGGAGAAGTGTCAATAAGTGAAGACGACGTCAAATTCCTCATGGAACAAACCGGTAAAGGCGAGAACGAGGTCAGGGACGCCCTCGTCAAGAGCGGAGGAGATATAGCTAAGGCTCTGGCTTCCTTGACAGGAGAGACCTCATAG
- a CDS encoding helix-turn-helix domain-containing protein, producing MENIYDKYILDMVGKRIAGDIVWSNDVFVSLRKWRETFKLSQQELAKELGVKQTVIADYERGRRQPGSGFIKRYVDALIRNDAKNGFKIVSELVKMFNLNYPYIMDMADFVSPLPIDEIVMAVDGVMMNSFVNQTSVYGYMVANSIKAISMLSGADFYQFLSLSLNRVLIFTKVAGGRSPMIALKVAPVKPKVVVFHRPVRIDPLALYLSEQEGINVIISMKKNEDEIISSMRSLLSRKPEP from the coding sequence ATGGAGAACATTTACGACAAGTACATCCTAGACATGGTAGGAAAGAGAATAGCAGGGGACATAGTCTGGAGCAACGACGTTTTCGTGTCGTTGAGGAAGTGGAGGGAGACGTTCAAGTTATCTCAGCAGGAACTAGCCAAGGAGCTGGGGGTGAAACAGACCGTGATAGCAGACTACGAGAGGGGCAGGAGACAGCCTGGAAGCGGGTTCATAAAGAGATACGTAGATGCCCTGATCAGGAACGACGCCAAGAACGGCTTCAAGATAGTGAGCGAGCTTGTGAAGATGTTCAACCTCAATTACCCTTACATCATGGACATGGCTGACTTCGTTTCTCCCCTACCAATTGACGAGATAGTAATGGCAGTGGACGGCGTGATGATGAACTCCTTCGTGAACCAGACAAGCGTTTACGGATACATGGTAGCCAACAGCATAAAGGCTATATCCATGCTGAGCGGTGCCGATTTCTATCAATTCCTTTCGCTATCTCTCAACAGAGTCCTCATCTTCACCAAGGTCGCAGGTGGCAGGTCTCCTATGATCGCGCTTAAGGTAGCCCCTGTGAAGCCGAAGGTAGTTGTTTTCCATAGACCCGTTAGGATAGATCCTCTGGCGCTTTACTTGAGCGAACAGGAGGGAATAAACGTGATAATTTCGATGAAGAAAAACGAGGATGAGATCATAAGCTCTATGAGGTCTCTCCTGTCAAGGAAGCCAGAGCCTTAG
- a CDS encoding sugar phosphate nucleotidyltransferase translates to MKAVVLAGGKGEGLLPLTKEQQKELISIAGKPVIRYVLDGLMDAGVTDFVIVTSDKGKDLDKEIGDLNAGYEVVYQKEAGIEGAIRTGVSRVSDNYYVLAFGDIVTSKQLYSSLISLFYTNGKPSISLTPVSEGLNTYGLVELREGKLKVVKSGSTLALAGAYVLPTEPVESFENYLSSLDSSYFVWSGSWVDIGFPEDLLAAVQNVLDERKGSFISDEANISTSAVIGKNVVVEEGATVEEYAVIKGPAYIGKGAYVGNFSLVRAYSSIERNAVIGAYSEISHTLVEPYAEIGSKSYLTYSVVGSKAKVGAGAITESTFTGKMIRGRSNKFGSIVPPAETVAHGTILKPFYSS, encoded by the coding sequence ATGAAAGCGGTAGTTTTAGCCGGAGGGAAAGGAGAAGGCCTTCTCCCTCTCACGAAGGAGCAACAGAAGGAGCTCATCTCGATAGCGGGAAAGCCGGTGATCAGGTACGTTTTAGACGGCTTAATGGACGCCGGGGTAACCGACTTCGTGATAGTTACGAGCGACAAGGGTAAGGATCTGGATAAAGAGATAGGTGATCTGAACGCTGGTTATGAGGTCGTGTATCAGAAAGAGGCAGGAATAGAGGGAGCAATCAGGACGGGTGTAAGTAGAGTATCCGATAACTACTACGTGCTGGCTTTCGGTGACATAGTCACGTCAAAACAACTTTACTCTTCCTTGATCTCTCTGTTTTACACCAATGGTAAGCCTTCCATATCTCTGACCCCTGTGAGCGAGGGTCTGAACACCTACGGTTTAGTCGAGTTGAGAGAGGGGAAGCTGAAAGTGGTCAAATCGGGATCTACCTTAGCCTTAGCTGGGGCTTACGTCTTGCCAACGGAGCCGGTAGAGAGCTTCGAGAACTACTTATCGTCGTTAGATTCATCCTATTTCGTCTGGTCCGGTTCCTGGGTTGACATAGGCTTCCCCGAGGATCTGCTGGCAGCAGTGCAAAATGTGTTAGATGAAAGAAAGGGGTCATTCATCTCAGACGAGGCTAACATTTCTACCTCTGCCGTAATAGGAAAGAACGTGGTAGTAGAGGAAGGTGCTACGGTGGAGGAATATGCGGTGATAAAGGGCCCTGCATATATAGGTAAAGGAGCTTATGTAGGAAACTTCTCTCTCGTTAGAGCGTATTCCTCTATAGAGAGAAATGCGGTTATAGGTGCGTATAGCGAGATATCTCATACACTAGTTGAGCCATATGCTGAGATAGGGTCCAAGTCTTACCTCACTTACTCTGTTGTAGGTTCTAAAGCTAAGGTAGGTGCAGGAGCCATAACCGAGAGCACATTCACCGGAAAGATGATCAGAGGAAGGTCTAACAAGTTCGGTTCTATAGTACCTCCTGCTGAAACAGTTGCACATGGGACAATACTTAAGCCGTTTTACTCCTCATGA
- the glmS gene encoding glutamine--fructose-6-phosphate transaminase (isomerizing), translating into MCGIIGIASNKKDKSLTDVLVSSLSRLEYRGYDSVGVASLDDEGIDVRKAKGKVVEVVKTKKINEMSGYIFLGHTRWATHGAPNDQNAHPHVDCSGRIAVVHNGTLNNYKELREELESLGHKFRSDTDTEVIPHLVEEFMKRDMESFEAFKAAVSSLRGSYAILMIMEGEKRIFFARLDNPLVIGLGEDKNFIASEYAPFLPLTNTVVTIQDGEIGFITPSSVYIEKDGKIVDVNERVHKLNFTLASASKGGYSHFMLKEIHDSPLAVKETLSTMMADDSVDKAVKVMSQANRIFVVAAGTSYHAGLIFGRELNMSGFTVIPMIASEYPSYRTRAGDVILALSQSGETLDVKMAIKEFKNEGSTIISITNVIESTISRESDVKLYMRAGPELGVAATKTFVSQVASLLLLKSKILGEKLDYLSHAHEVLEASLEGTEGQMKKWSSTLISAPSMYYLSKGVGLPMALEGALKIKEVAYVHAESYPAGESKHGPIALVSEGFPVVFLDPGIDELKVNIEEMKSRGARIFYVGTSKGISKDEVEVRLEKGLEPFALAPPIQLLAYYVSVGKGLDPDRPRNLAKTVTVE; encoded by the coding sequence ATGTGCGGGATTATAGGAATTGCTTCTAACAAAAAGGACAAGTCTTTGACGGATGTACTGGTATCGTCGTTGAGCAGGCTTGAATACAGAGGGTACGACAGCGTCGGCGTAGCTTCCTTAGACGATGAAGGGATAGACGTTAGGAAAGCCAAGGGGAAGGTCGTAGAGGTTGTAAAGACAAAGAAGATAAATGAAATGTCTGGTTACATTTTCCTGGGGCACACTAGATGGGCGACACATGGTGCCCCGAACGATCAAAACGCTCACCCTCACGTGGACTGCTCTGGGAGAATAGCTGTAGTCCACAACGGAACCCTTAACAACTACAAGGAACTGAGAGAGGAACTAGAATCTTTAGGCCACAAGTTCAGAAGCGACACAGACACAGAAGTAATACCCCACTTAGTTGAGGAGTTCATGAAGAGGGACATGGAAAGCTTCGAAGCCTTCAAAGCTGCAGTGTCTTCCCTGAGGGGAAGCTATGCGATCCTGATGATAATGGAAGGGGAGAAGAGGATATTCTTCGCACGTCTTGACAACCCTTTAGTGATAGGACTCGGAGAGGACAAGAACTTCATAGCGAGCGAGTATGCCCCCTTCTTACCCCTTACTAATACAGTAGTTACGATTCAGGACGGGGAGATCGGGTTCATCACTCCTTCCTCGGTTTACATAGAAAAGGACGGGAAGATAGTAGACGTGAACGAGAGAGTTCACAAGCTCAACTTCACCTTGGCCTCCGCCTCGAAAGGAGGATACTCTCACTTCATGTTGAAGGAGATCCACGACTCCCCTCTAGCAGTGAAAGAGACACTCTCCACCATGATGGCTGACGACTCTGTTGATAAAGCGGTAAAGGTCATGTCGCAAGCTAACAGGATATTCGTGGTAGCTGCCGGTACGAGTTACCACGCCGGCCTCATATTCGGTAGGGAGTTGAACATGTCAGGGTTCACCGTGATACCAATGATAGCGTCGGAGTACCCCTCATACAGGACGAGGGCGGGCGACGTGATCCTCGCCCTAAGTCAGAGCGGTGAAACCTTGGACGTGAAGATGGCCATAAAGGAGTTCAAGAATGAAGGCTCTACCATTATTTCGATCACTAACGTGATAGAGAGCACTATCTCGAGGGAGAGCGACGTGAAGCTGTACATGAGAGCAGGACCGGAGCTGGGGGTAGCAGCAACCAAAACTTTCGTGTCACAGGTAGCTTCGCTCCTTTTGCTCAAGTCAAAGATCCTGGGGGAAAAGTTAGACTACTTGTCTCACGCGCACGAAGTTCTGGAAGCCTCGTTAGAAGGGACTGAAGGGCAGATGAAGAAGTGGAGCTCCACTTTGATCTCTGCCCCCTCCATGTATTACCTCTCCAAGGGTGTCGGCCTTCCGATGGCTCTAGAAGGTGCCTTGAAGATAAAGGAGGTAGCATATGTTCACGCCGAGTCATACCCCGCAGGAGAGAGCAAACACGGACCTATAGCGTTAGTGTCCGAAGGTTTCCCCGTGGTTTTCCTTGACCCGGGGATAGATGAGCTTAAGGTCAACATTGAGGAGATGAAATCTAGGGGAGCTAGAATATTTTATGTCGGGACGTCTAAAGGGATATCTAAAGATGAGGTTGAGGTGAGGTTAGAGAAGGGGTTGGAGCCATTTGCGTTAGCACCTCCGATTCAGCTCTTGGCCTATTACGTTTCGGTCGGTAAAGGGCTCGACCCGGACAGACCCAGAAACCTAGCTAAGACGGTGACGGTAGAATGA
- a CDS encoding class I SAM-dependent methyltransferase, whose protein sequence is MKAIEVVLDVINGIPLSFHSSAGVFSKRKVDTGTRSLLENLVIPKEGLVADVGCGYGPIGIYVALSNPSLRVVMMDVDPNAVKLAKKNVEINGVNDRVEVIKSDVLSATDLKFDAIFSNPPLSKGVDFLRKFAKCAHEKLKDEGHVQLVVYRGEENVKKEFSQFFGNITVVKRVKGYSIILIKKT, encoded by the coding sequence GTGAAGGCAATAGAAGTAGTGCTTGACGTGATCAACGGTATACCTCTTTCTTTCCATTCCAGCGCTGGGGTCTTCTCAAAGCGTAAGGTGGACACGGGTACCAGGTCTCTCCTCGAGAACTTGGTCATACCCAAAGAGGGCCTTGTGGCTGACGTCGGGTGTGGTTACGGCCCCATAGGCATATATGTAGCGCTCTCTAACCCGTCCTTGAGGGTAGTGATGATGGATGTTGATCCTAACGCAGTGAAGTTAGCCAAGAAGAACGTGGAGATAAACGGGGTTAACGATAGGGTGGAGGTGATAAAGAGCGACGTACTGTCAGCCACTGACCTGAAGTTCGATGCAATATTTTCAAACCCCCCTCTCTCGAAAGGGGTGGATTTCTTAAGGAAGTTCGCCAAGTGTGCCCACGAGAAGCTGAAGGACGAAGGTCACGTGCAGTTGGTAGTATATAGAGGAGAGGAGAACGTAAAAAAGGAGTTTTCCCAGTTCTTCGGTAATATAACTGTGGTAAAACGAGTTAAAGGTTACTCGATAATCTTAATAAAAAAGACTTGA
- a CDS encoding RNA-guided pseudouridylation complex pseudouridine synthase subunit Cbf5: protein MHYVSESTKEYECVMQVHSDFDQEKLKSVISKFKGKIYQRPPVRSSVSRRLRTRKIFEIEVQEIEGKMVLMRIVSEHGTYMRKICHDVGLMSGYGAHMRELRRTRTGIFDERNLVTMHEVSEAVYMWKNCKDETYLRGMVMPMEIATCGIPKIMVDDNAVNAIAYGAKLTAPGVVGFQEFKKDDLVCVITTKGELVSVGKALVDYRRLAKVDKGEVATTDRVFIDRDVYPRKWGEGNRSSA, encoded by the coding sequence ATGCACTACGTGTCTGAATCAACGAAGGAGTACGAGTGCGTCATGCAGGTACACTCAGACTTCGATCAGGAGAAACTCAAGTCGGTGATTTCGAAGTTCAAAGGGAAGATATACCAGAGGCCCCCAGTGAGGTCTTCGGTGAGCAGAAGGTTAAGGACAAGGAAGATATTTGAAATAGAAGTCCAGGAGATCGAAGGGAAGATGGTGCTCATGAGGATAGTGTCAGAACACGGGACTTACATGAGGAAGATATGTCACGATGTGGGGTTAATGAGCGGTTACGGAGCCCACATGAGGGAGTTGAGAAGGACCAGGACGGGGATATTCGACGAGAGGAACTTGGTCACCATGCACGAAGTGTCCGAGGCAGTGTATATGTGGAAGAACTGCAAGGACGAGACCTACCTTAGGGGAATGGTCATGCCAATGGAGATAGCTACTTGCGGGATCCCCAAAATAATGGTTGACGACAACGCAGTTAACGCAATAGCTTACGGCGCTAAGTTGACAGCTCCAGGAGTTGTGGGTTTTCAGGAGTTCAAGAAAGACGACCTGGTATGTGTAATAACCACTAAGGGAGAACTGGTATCGGTCGGAAAGGCATTAGTAGACTACAGGAGGCTCGCCAAAGTCGACAAGGGAGAAGTGGCAACCACTGATAGGGTTTTCATCGATAGAGACGTTTATCCTAGAAAGTGGGGTGAAGGCAATAGAAGTAGTGCTTGA
- a CDS encoding tRNA pseudouridine synthase A, with translation MKPYNFIQSIDSFCSYNNPWTFKVEPQIDESHGSYPDKREMNLLIRNGIINVDKPPGPTSHEVAFWLKGMLSLDRVGHGGTLER, from the coding sequence ATGAAGCCTTATAACTTCATCCAGTCAATTGACTCTTTTTGTTCTTATAATAACCCTTGGACGTTCAAGGTTGAGCCTCAGATAGATGAAAGTCACGGTTCATACCCAGACAAGAGGGAAATGAACCTACTTATAAGGAACGGGATAATCAACGTGGATAAGCCACCCGGCCCTACAAGCCACGAGGTGGCTTTTTGGCTCAAGGGGATGCTTTCTCTTGATAGGGTAGGCCACGGAGGGACCCTAGAGCGATGA
- a CDS encoding 50S ribosomal protein L14e translates to MAVIEVGRICVKTRGRDAGKKVVIVDIIDENFVLITGPKDVNGVKRKRSNILHIDATDKKVEIKKGASDDEVKNALQQASLLDFMKETIKPKMTVI, encoded by the coding sequence ATGGCAGTGATAGAAGTAGGTAGAATCTGCGTTAAAACCAGGGGAAGAGATGCAGGGAAAAAGGTTGTCATAGTCGACATCATAGACGAGAACTTCGTCCTGATTACCGGGCCTAAGGACGTGAACGGAGTGAAGAGGAAGAGGAGCAACATACTTCACATAGACGCAACAGATAAGAAAGTAGAAATAAAGAAGGGAGCCAGTGACGACGAGGTCAAGAACGCGCTTCAGCAGGCTTCTTTACTTGACTTCATGAAGGAGACAATAAAGCCGAAGATGACTGTGATTTAG